A stretch of the Microcoleus sp. FACHB-672 genome encodes the following:
- the miaA gene encoding tRNA (adenosine(37)-N6)-dimethylallyltransferase MiaA — translation MILIAICGATATGKSGLALNLAQRLGTVILSADSRQVYREFNIGTAKPSAADKQLVPHYLIDICDPTETLTVADYQQQAQALIASPPVSPSPPPPLLLVGGTGLYIKAVVRGLKIPRVAPHLELRAQLESLGQAQLYAILQQVDPAAAAKIHPNDPIRTLRAMEVFYVTGHPISAQQGENPPDYPILQIGLDCKAEVLAERIELRTNQMIASNWLDEVDYLCKKYRSDLPLLNTLGYQEMKQYLAGSLSLSEAKDLTVLHTRQFAKRQRTWFRGVPDIEWFDVYMPDLFERVWQRVQEFITECGQT, via the coding sequence TTGATTTTAATTGCAATTTGTGGGGCTACGGCAACCGGCAAGTCTGGATTGGCGCTTAATTTAGCACAGCGTCTGGGAACGGTGATTCTCAGTGCCGATTCCCGCCAAGTGTACCGAGAGTTTAACATTGGTACAGCTAAGCCATCCGCCGCAGATAAGCAATTAGTCCCGCACTACTTGATAGACATCTGCGATCCCACCGAAACGCTGACAGTTGCAGATTATCAGCAGCAAGCGCAAGCTTTAATTGCCTCTCCTCCTGTTTCCCCCTCTCCCCCTCCCCCACTCTTACTCGTTGGCGGCACCGGCTTATATATTAAAGCAGTGGTGCGAGGATTAAAAATTCCCAGAGTGGCTCCTCATTTGGAGTTGCGAGCGCAATTAGAGAGTCTCGGTCAAGCTCAGCTTTACGCAATTTTACAACAAGTTGATCCCGCTGCGGCAGCAAAAATTCATCCCAATGATCCCATACGGACTTTAAGGGCGATGGAGGTATTTTACGTGACGGGTCATCCCATTTCCGCACAACAAGGAGAGAACCCACCCGATTATCCAATTTTACAAATTGGTTTAGATTGTAAGGCCGAGGTTTTGGCAGAACGCATTGAATTGCGAACTAATCAAATGATAGCATCTAATTGGTTAGATGAGGTAGATTATCTTTGTAAAAAATACCGTTCTGATTTGCCTTTGTTAAATACTTTAGGTTATCAAGAAATGAAACAATATTTAGCCGGCAGCCTTTCTCTCTCTGAAGCGAAAGATTTAACTGTCCTACACACCCGTCAGTTTGCTAAACGTCAGCGCACTTGGTTTAGAGGTGTTCCTGACATCGAGTGGTTTGATGTGTATATGCCGGATTTATTTGAGCGAGTTTGGCAGCGGGTGCAGGAGTTTATTACGGAATGTGGGCAAACTTAA
- a CDS encoding tetratricopeptide repeat protein: MDYQNFIEQLPNLYENWGKESVKPKLQRFQHLLNRVPILTEENLMPLFNFAVSCLDAGEIYCEIGTQQGSTLIAALNEHPDCMAYAVNHFSEFELGEEMAVTLLGTLQELNIQEQVFLCDQTFEEFFFYLRDLKTEDKIGLCFYNSQPDYRSQLLALLLVKPFLATQALLIINNSLCSTSRQAILDFVATHRECQILLELPSGAFDKGIVILSWDSGREENLSWELFNEMRQETAIQAIADLQIVEHLVNQFETLLAEALSLQNQGQFAEAEKKYQEYLLYKNRDAEAWLNLGIIYIQTQKYAESIEALLKSLEIAPENASLYNYLAFVFEKNNNLNQAILAYRQLIELEPTNFEAYNNLGQLLNQLGENEPAEEAYRQAISVNPHHFGSYLNLGNLLIEKNQVDRAIEAYQTALELNPNNPDIVNNLNVALEAKSNPANYLLTWGNEFYQAARYQEAIDRYQKYLELQPGSVDIYLSLSDCYSRLELTKEFLKTVEEGIRLYPKEGRLHFPLIQTLLRNGRNVEAVASAERASRLLPDDYTFKIFSHLIVPIIYNTPDEIDIYRQRFVKELVNLIQETALDTLEARQGALAGTGNVTNFYLAYQAHNVRESQCRYGNLLHKIMEANYPNWMQPISMPPIPPHQKIRIGYLSAYLHSYSGTLWLIGWLRQHDRNNFEIYSYYIGNEPDSITQKFQEYSDFFHHIPGNLEAVCQQVTSDNLHILIFPEIGMNPPTMQIASLRLAPLQCTAWGHPVTTGLSTIDYFLSSVLMEPENAQEHYSESLILLPNIGVAYPKPQDIPPITKTRADFDLREESIIYLCCQAPFKYLPQYDQILAEIALRVPHAQFLFLRGVVLQERLQRAFLAVGLKYEDYCVFRKIPTRSDYLTINLLSDVFLDTFTWSGGNTSLEAIACNLPIVTCPGEFMRGRHADSFLKMMGVTETIAQTEAEYIEIAVRLGLDPDWRQEIAERMRMRHDNLFDDKVCVEALEAFYKQVVQEKLS, encoded by the coding sequence GTGGATTATCAAAACTTTATTGAACAGCTACCAAACTTGTATGAAAACTGGGGAAAGGAATCTGTTAAACCCAAGTTACAACGGTTTCAACATTTACTCAATCGAGTCCCCATTCTGACAGAGGAAAATCTTATGCCTTTGTTTAATTTTGCCGTCTCTTGTTTAGATGCTGGCGAAATTTACTGTGAGATTGGAACTCAACAAGGCTCAACTTTAATTGCCGCACTTAACGAGCATCCAGATTGTATGGCTTATGCAGTTAATCACTTCTCTGAGTTTGAGCTGGGAGAAGAAATGGCCGTAACTTTACTAGGGACGCTTCAAGAATTAAATATTCAGGAACAAGTATTTTTATGTGACCAAACTTTTGAAGAATTTTTCTTTTACTTACGGGATTTAAAAACTGAAGACAAAATTGGTTTATGTTTTTATAACAGTCAGCCTGATTATCGCTCACAACTTTTAGCTTTGCTTCTTGTAAAGCCTTTTTTAGCAACTCAAGCTTTACTAATTATTAATAATAGTCTTTGCAGCACAAGCCGACAAGCAATTTTGGACTTTGTGGCGACGCATAGGGAATGTCAAATTTTATTAGAATTACCCAGCGGAGCTTTTGATAAAGGAATTGTTATTTTAAGTTGGGATAGTGGGAGGGAGGAAAATTTATCTTGGGAACTGTTTAACGAAATGCGTCAAGAGACAGCAATCCAAGCGATTGCTGATCTTCAGATAGTTGAGCATCTGGTGAACCAGTTTGAAACCCTTCTTGCGGAAGCTTTGTCATTACAGAATCAAGGACAATTTGCAGAAGCCGAAAAAAAATATCAAGAATATTTACTTTATAAAAATCGAGATGCCGAAGCTTGGCTAAACTTAGGAATTATTTATATACAAACACAAAAGTATGCAGAATCGATAGAAGCGCTGCTTAAATCTTTAGAAATTGCTCCTGAAAACGCGAGTTTGTATAATTACCTTGCTTTCGTCTTCGAGAAAAATAATAATCTGAATCAAGCTATCTTAGCTTATCGACAATTAATAGAGCTTGAACCGACCAACTTTGAAGCTTATAACAATTTGGGCCAGCTTTTGAATCAACTCGGCGAAAATGAGCCGGCGGAGGAAGCTTACCGGCAAGCCATATCTGTCAATCCCCATCATTTTGGCAGCTACCTCAACTTGGGGAATTTACTCATAGAAAAAAATCAAGTTGATCGAGCGATAGAAGCTTATCAAACCGCTTTAGAATTAAATCCTAATAATCCAGATATTGTAAATAATTTAAACGTTGCTCTCGAAGCAAAAAGCAATCCAGCCAATTATCTATTAACTTGGGGAAATGAATTTTATCAAGCAGCCAGATATCAAGAGGCCATTGATCGATATCAAAAGTATTTAGAACTTCAGCCAGGAAGCGTTGATATTTACTTAAGTTTAAGTGACTGTTATAGTAGGCTTGAGCTAACCAAAGAGTTTCTTAAAACAGTTGAAGAAGGAATTCGTCTTTATCCTAAAGAAGGCCGATTACACTTTCCATTAATTCAAACATTGCTGCGAAATGGACGTAATGTAGAAGCTGTTGCCAGTGCAGAAAGAGCGTCGCGTCTGCTCCCAGACGATTATACCTTTAAAATTTTCAGTCATTTAATTGTTCCGATTATTTATAATACTCCGGATGAAATAGATATCTACCGGCAGCGATTTGTCAAAGAACTGGTTAATTTAATTCAAGAGACAGCTTTAGACACTCTAGAAGCCAGACAAGGAGCTTTAGCCGGCACAGGAAATGTAACAAACTTTTACTTAGCCTATCAAGCACATAACGTTCGAGAATCTCAATGCCGGTATGGAAATTTACTTCATAAAATTATGGAGGCTAATTATCCAAATTGGATGCAGCCTATTTCAATGCCACCGATTCCACCCCATCAAAAAATTCGGATTGGCTACCTTTCCGCTTATCTACATTCTTATAGCGGAACGCTTTGGTTAATTGGCTGGCTGCGCCAGCATGACCGAAATAATTTTGAAATATACTCTTATTATATCGGAAACGAACCCGACTCAATCACACAAAAATTTCAGGAATACAGTGATTTTTTTCATCATATTCCAGGCAACCTGGAAGCAGTTTGTCAGCAAGTAACTTCAGACAATCTCCACATTCTCATATTCCCGGAAATTGGCATGAATCCCCCAACCATGCAAATCGCAAGTTTACGCCTTGCACCACTACAGTGTACAGCTTGGGGGCATCCCGTAACCACCGGCTTGTCAACCATTGATTACTTTTTATCTAGCGTGTTAATGGAACCAGAAAACGCGCAAGAACATTACTCTGAGAGTTTAATCCTGCTCCCAAATATTGGAGTAGCCTACCCAAAACCCCAAGATATTCCGCCGATAACCAAGACTCGCGCTGATTTTGATTTGCGGGAAGAAAGCATTATTTACTTGTGCTGTCAAGCTCCGTTTAAGTATCTGCCACAATACGATCAGATTCTTGCAGAAATTGCCCTTCGTGTTCCTCACGCTCAGTTTTTATTTTTGCGCGGAGTTGTGCTTCAAGAACGCTTACAGCGAGCATTTTTAGCAGTTGGGCTAAAATATGAAGATTATTGTGTATTCCGCAAGATTCCCACTCGCTCTGACTATCTCACAATCAATTTGCTTTCTGATGTTTTCTTAGATACTTTCACCTGGTCAGGTGGAAATACTTCGCTAGAAGCAATTGCTTGCAATCTTCCGATTGTAACTTGTCCCGGAGAATTTATGCGCGGACGCCATGCAGATAGCTTCCTTAAAATGATGGGCGTGACAGAGACAATTGCTCAAACTGAAGCTGAATATATAGAAATTGCAGTGAGATTAGGACTAGATCCAGATTGGCGGCAGGAAATCGCCGAAAGAATGAGAATGCGACACGACAATCTTTTTGATGATAAAGTCTGCGTGGAAGCATTAGAAGCATTTTACAAACAGGTAGTTCAAGAAAAACTGAGTTAA